The Engystomops pustulosus chromosome 1, aEngPut4.maternal, whole genome shotgun sequence genome has a window encoding:
- the SCOC gene encoding short coiled-coil protein, with protein sequence MMNSDMDALELENQVELEEKTRLINQVLELQHTLEDLSARVDAVKEENLKLKSENQVLGQYIENLMSASSVFQTTDTKSKRK encoded by the exons ATGATGAATTCTGATATGGATG CTCTTGAATTAGAAAATCAGGTAGAACTGGAGGAGAAGACGCGGCTTATCAACCAAGTTTTGGAACTTCAGCACACATTAGAAG ATCTTTCTGCTCGGGTTGATGCAGTAAAAGAGGAAAACCTGAAGCTCAAGTCAGAAAATCAAGTTCTTGGACAGTACATTGAGAACCTCATGTCGGCGTCCAGTGTTTTCCAGACAACAGACACCAAGAGCAAGCGGAAGTAG